The following proteins come from a genomic window of Gammaproteobacteria bacterium:
- the fliQ gene encoding flagellar biosynthesis protein FliQ produces the protein MTSETVLTIARHAIEVAVLMALVLLLPGLIIGLLVAVFQAATQINEMTLSFVPKLIFTFGVLLFAGPWLLNLLVDYTRGLFMSIPSMIG, from the coding sequence ATGACTTCAGAAACGGTTCTAACCATTGCCCGGCATGCCATTGAAGTAGCAGTGCTGATGGCGCTGGTGCTGTTGCTGCCAGGATTGATTATCGGTTTATTGGTTGCTGTTTTTCAAGCCGCGACACAGATCAATGAGATGACACTCAGCTTTGTGCCCAAATTGATCTTCACTTTTGGGGTGCTACTCTTTGCCGGGCCATGGCTGTTAAATCTGTTAGTTGATTATACGCGTGGCCTGTTCATGAGTATCCCCTCGATGATTGGTTAG
- the cheY gene encoding chemotaxis response regulator CheY: protein MPANPNMKILIVDDFSTMRRIIKNLLRDLGYNNTAEADDGQTALPQLKNGNFDFLVTDWNMPGMTGIELLKLVRADENLAKLPVLMVTAEAKREQIVDAAQCGVNGYIIKPFTAATLKEKIDKIFERIDG, encoded by the coding sequence ATGCCTGCGAATCCTAACATGAAGATCCTTATTGTGGACGACTTCTCCACAATGCGACGCATCATTAAAAATCTTCTTCGAGATTTGGGTTACAACAACACAGCGGAGGCGGATGACGGCCAGACTGCACTGCCTCAGCTTAAAAATGGTAATTTTGATTTTTTGGTAACCGATTGGAACATGCCGGGTATGACCGGTATTGAGCTTCTTAAGCTTGTTCGAGCTGATGAAAACCTCGCTAAGTTGCCTGTCTTGATGGTGACGGCGGAAGCTAAACGTGAACAAATTGTTGATGCTGCGCAATGCGGTGTCAATGGCTACATCATCAAACCTTTTACAGCCGCCACTCTCAAAGAAAAAATCGACAAAATATTTGAACGCATAGACGGTTAA
- the flhF gene encoding flagellar biosynthesis protein FlhF produces MKIKRYFAADIRQAIRLVREEQGADAVILSNRSVEGGVEIVSAVDYDESLFEEQTAGSVEPPVIKPPAVAKKSEHPARFDDHFRDDEYHPDPIRQKSVNKAAAHHSPQGAPEKRAGAMRQNRAAARKEAVTTPSERQVFDRSPSHRTPQMEWSQDPVLVGMKNELTELRGLVEQQLSGFAWGSMVRQHPLHARLMRQLMTLGLSAQESMRIAMAVNEKQSFEQAWRLALTIMEQRLMMTEDDILSDGGMVALVGPTGVGKTTAIAKLAARYTLRHGAGRVALITTDNYRIGAQEQLRTFGQILGAPVYVAKNYQELAQTIEAIDDKELILIDTAGMNPQDLRLTEQLSRLRSSVHEVKCYLVLSANSQAAGLEVAVNTFKKVGLQGCIISKIDETTSLGEVLSVVLTHNLPIAYISDGQQVPEDLHPARAHDLLARCIAMAEKQNCPLSDEMVELQYGKVAMNANV; encoded by the coding sequence ATGAAGATTAAGCGTTATTTTGCGGCTGATATTCGCCAGGCGATTCGCCTCGTTCGTGAAGAGCAGGGGGCTGACGCGGTGATCCTTTCCAATCGCAGCGTTGAGGGTGGAGTGGAGATCGTCTCGGCAGTTGATTATGATGAGTCACTCTTTGAAGAGCAAACCGCTGGATCTGTAGAACCCCCGGTCATAAAGCCACCTGCCGTGGCGAAGAAGAGTGAACACCCCGCCCGTTTTGATGATCACTTTCGTGATGATGAGTATCACCCCGACCCCATACGTCAAAAGAGTGTCAATAAGGCAGCGGCACACCACTCTCCCCAAGGTGCCCCTGAAAAAAGAGCCGGTGCGATGCGTCAAAATCGTGCTGCTGCACGAAAAGAGGCCGTCACAACGCCCTCTGAGCGTCAAGTTTTCGACAGATCACCAAGCCATCGTACACCTCAAATGGAGTGGAGCCAGGATCCAGTGCTGGTGGGTATGAAAAATGAGCTAACAGAATTGCGGGGTTTAGTCGAGCAGCAATTGAGTGGCTTTGCATGGGGAAGTATGGTGCGTCAGCATCCGCTGCATGCGCGGTTGATGCGACAGCTAATGACATTGGGATTGAGTGCGCAAGAGAGTATGCGCATCGCAATGGCAGTCAATGAAAAGCAATCTTTTGAACAAGCGTGGCGTTTAGCACTGACGATTATGGAGCAGCGCTTAATGATGACAGAAGATGATATTTTGAGTGATGGCGGTATGGTTGCGCTGGTAGGCCCCACGGGCGTTGGAAAAACTACCGCGATTGCGAAACTGGCAGCACGTTATACGCTGCGTCACGGGGCAGGCCGGGTAGCACTGATCACCACAGACAATTACCGTATCGGCGCTCAGGAGCAGTTGCGTACTTTCGGTCAGATTTTGGGTGCCCCCGTCTATGTTGCCAAAAACTACCAAGAGCTGGCGCAGACTATTGAGGCGATTGATGATAAAGAGCTGATATTGATCGATACCGCAGGGATGAACCCTCAGGACCTTCGACTAACGGAACAACTATCCCGGCTGCGAAGCTCGGTGCATGAGGTGAAGTGTTACCTGGTTCTCTCGGCAAACAGTCAGGCCGCCGGGCTGGAGGTGGCAGTGAATACATTTAAAAAAGTGGGCTTACAAGGGTGTATTATCAGCAAGATTGATGAAACGACCAGCCTTGGTGAGGTACTATCGGTTGTGTTGACTCACAACTTACCCATCGCATACATCAGTGACGGGCAGCAGGTCCCAGAGGATTTGCACCCTGCGCGTGCACATGACCTGTTGGCGCGCTGCATCGCGATGGCCGAGAAACAGAACTGCCCGCTCTCCGATGAAATGGTTGAGCTTCAATATGGAAAGGTGGCCATGAATGCTAATGTCTGA
- the fliM gene encoding flagellar motor switch protein FliM, with translation MSANDLLSQDEIDALLHGVDDGDVETDNMADDGQPHSYDFTSQDRIVRGRMPTLEMINERFARFFRFSIFNMLRRSPEITTSGVEMIKFGEYVHTLYVPTSLNMIKVKPLRGTALFVIDPKLVFILVDNFFGGEGRFHARIEGREFTPTEQRITHMLLQEAFKDMQKSWALAMEVEFEYQSTEVNPQFANIVSPTEVVVVSKFHVELEGGGGDFHITMPYSMLEPIRELLDAGVQSDRSERDDRWTDALREGVQDALVEVDCPLTRATMSLRDVVKLQAGDVIPIEMPESLTGYIEGLPMFRGQYGSHKGNACLKVDEIIVRSEQKPSLTIGGDADE, from the coding sequence ATGTCAGCTAACGACTTACTCTCGCAAGACGAAATCGATGCGCTGTTACACGGCGTAGATGATGGGGATGTCGAGACAGATAATATGGCCGATGATGGCCAGCCCCATAGCTACGACTTTACCTCACAGGATCGTATCGTTCGGGGGCGGATGCCAACCCTGGAGATGATTAACGAACGTTTTGCCCGTTTCTTTCGTTTTAGTATTTTTAACATGTTGCGCCGTTCGCCGGAGATCACCACCAGTGGTGTCGAAATGATTAAGTTTGGTGAATATGTCCACACTCTTTATGTTCCGACCAGTTTGAATATGATCAAAGTAAAGCCGCTGCGTGGAACCGCGCTATTCGTTATTGACCCTAAGTTGGTTTTTATTTTGGTGGATAACTTTTTTGGCGGTGAAGGGCGTTTTCATGCGCGAATTGAGGGGCGGGAGTTTACACCGACAGAGCAGCGTATTACCCATATGTTGTTGCAAGAGGCCTTCAAGGATATGCAGAAATCCTGGGCGTTGGCGATGGAGGTAGAGTTTGAGTATCAGAGCACAGAAGTTAATCCGCAGTTTGCCAACATTGTAAGTCCTACCGAGGTGGTGGTGGTGAGTAAATTCCATGTAGAACTGGAGGGCGGGGGAGGTGATTTCCACATTACCATGCCTTACTCAATGTTGGAGCCGATTCGAGAGCTATTGGATGCGGGTGTCCAGAGTGATCGTTCAGAGAGGGACGACCGCTGGACTGATGCACTGCGTGAGGGTGTTCAGGATGCCCTGGTGGAGGTTGACTGCCCTCTGACTCGGGCAACGATGTCGTTGCGGGATGTTGTTAAGTTGCAAGCGGGTGATGTTATTCCCATTGAGATGCCGGAGTCATTAACCGGATATATTGAAGGCTTACCCATGTTTCGTGGCCAATATGGCAGTCATAAAGGTAATGCGTGCCTGAAGGTCGATGAGATTATCGTTCGCTCTGAACAGAAACCGAGCCTAACCATAGGAGGCGATGCCGATGAGTGA
- the fliP gene encoding flagellar type III secretion system pore protein FliP (The bacterial flagellar biogenesis protein FliP forms a type III secretion system (T3SS)-type pore required for flagellar assembly.): protein MKLLQKNSPSFVLAAVVLLLMLWPTLSMAADGVLPAVTVTDNPDGSKTYSATLQILFLMTMLSLLPAALIMMTSFTRIIIVLAVLRHAIGLAQSPSNQILIGLALFLTLFVMAPVFEKVNEMAVQPYLADEMSLQDAVVAGSGPFREFMLNQTRDNDLEVFAKISGTEYIASPEEIPFTLLLPSFVTSELKTAFQIGFMIFLPFLIIDLVVASVLMAMGMMMLSPMMISLPFKLMLFVLVDGWVLIMGTLASSFYM from the coding sequence ATGAAGCTTCTACAGAAAAATAGCCCATCCTTTGTTTTGGCCGCGGTGGTACTCCTGTTAATGCTGTGGCCAACACTCTCCATGGCCGCTGACGGTGTGCTGCCGGCAGTGACCGTGACGGATAATCCCGACGGTTCGAAAACCTACTCCGCAACACTGCAAATTCTCTTTTTGATGACCATGCTCAGCCTGCTGCCCGCAGCGCTGATCATGATGACCTCTTTCACGCGGATTATTATTGTATTGGCGGTATTGCGCCATGCCATCGGGCTGGCACAGTCACCCTCGAATCAGATTTTGATTGGCCTGGCACTGTTTCTCACGCTGTTTGTGATGGCACCGGTATTTGAAAAGGTGAATGAGATGGCCGTGCAGCCCTACCTCGCAGATGAGATGAGCCTTCAGGATGCAGTTGTGGCCGGGAGCGGCCCGTTTCGTGAGTTTATGCTAAACCAGACGAGGGATAATGATCTGGAGGTGTTTGCGAAAATATCAGGCACCGAGTATATCGCCTCTCCGGAAGAGATTCCTTTTACATTGCTGTTGCCTTCATTTGTGACCAGTGAGTTGAAAACGGCATTTCAGATCGGCTTTATGATTTTCCTGCCTTTTCTAATTATCGATCTGGTTGTTGCCAGTGTGTTAATGGCCATGGGCATGATGATGCTCTCACCCATGATGATCTCACTGCCCTTTAAATTGATGCTGTTTGTCTTGGTTGACGGCTGGGTTCTGATTATGGGCACCCTGGCATCAAGCTTCTATATGTAG
- the flhB gene encoding flagellar biosynthesis protein FlhB, which yields MAQDDSGERTEEPTAKRLQESREKGQIPRSRELNTLMVLIASVLGLHLLGAGIVEEISSIFRATLHISREEIFDSRAPLVMLKQVLTDALLMLVPFFALIAIVAIFSAIMLGGWSFSVKSLAFKASKMDPIKGVGRMFGVKGLMELVKALAKFFLIATVAGLLLWNQLEEFLQLGMQTVEVGMAHFVDILFWVMLILVLSLVVVAALDVPFQLWDHKRQLKMSMQEIKDETKQAEGSPEMKGRIRQMQMEAAQQRMMQDVPTADVVITNPDHYAVALSYNQNESGAPKVVASGVDLVALQIRAIAKEHDVAIVEAPPLARAIYHSAEIGAEIPAGLYVSVAKILAYVYQVDLYQKQQGGKPSSLKESDLPIPDDLRRD from the coding sequence ATGGCCCAGGACGACAGCGGTGAACGCACCGAAGAACCCACCGCAAAACGATTACAAGAGTCCCGCGAAAAAGGACAAATTCCTCGATCCCGCGAATTAAATACCCTGATGGTTCTTATCGCCAGTGTGCTGGGGCTGCACCTGTTAGGTGCGGGCATTGTTGAAGAGATTTCATCAATTTTCAGAGCCACCCTGCACATTAGTCGCGAAGAGATTTTTGACAGCAGAGCCCCATTGGTGATGTTGAAGCAGGTATTGACGGATGCCTTGCTAATGCTGGTGCCTTTTTTTGCATTGATCGCTATTGTTGCCATCTTCTCGGCAATCATGTTGGGAGGGTGGAGTTTTAGTGTGAAATCACTCGCCTTCAAGGCATCTAAAATGGACCCGATCAAAGGCGTTGGCAGAATGTTTGGTGTCAAAGGGTTGATGGAGTTGGTGAAAGCGTTAGCCAAGTTTTTTCTGATCGCAACCGTGGCTGGACTCTTGTTGTGGAACCAGTTGGAGGAGTTTCTCCAGCTGGGGATGCAGACCGTTGAAGTGGGGATGGCACACTTTGTGGATATCCTCTTTTGGGTCATGCTTATTTTGGTGCTCTCGCTGGTGGTGGTTGCGGCCCTTGATGTGCCTTTTCAGTTATGGGATCACAAGCGGCAGCTGAAAATGAGTATGCAAGAAATCAAGGATGAAACGAAACAGGCTGAGGGTAGCCCTGAGATGAAAGGGCGGATTAGGCAGATGCAGATGGAAGCGGCCCAACAGCGCATGATGCAAGACGTACCAACGGCTGACGTGGTCATCACCAACCCGGATCACTATGCGGTAGCGCTTAGTTACAACCAGAATGAGAGCGGTGCTCCCAAGGTTGTTGCCAGTGGGGTTGACCTGGTTGCACTGCAAATTCGTGCGATTGCCAAGGAGCATGACGTGGCCATTGTAGAGGCGCCACCTCTGGCGCGTGCCATTTATCACAGTGCTGAGATTGGAGCCGAAATTCCGGCAGGGCTCTATGTTTCAGTCGCCAAAATTTTGGCTTATGTCTACCAAGTGGACTTGTATCAGAAACAGCAAGGGGGTAAGCCCAGCTCATTAAAAGAGAGTGACTTACCTATTCCTGATGATTTACGAAGAGATTGA
- the flhA gene encoding flagellar biosynthesis protein FlhA, giving the protein MVMSNGLGAPLLMLAMLGMVVIPMHPLILDALFTFNIALALLVLLAAVYVKRPLDFGVFPAVLLIATLMRLALNVASTRIVLLEGHTGTDAAGYVIEAFGEFVIGGNYAVGIVVFAILVIINFVVVTKGAGRISEVSARFTLDSMPGKQMAIDADLNAGMIDADTAKLRRSEVVQEADFYGSMDGASKFVRGDAIAAIMILFITLIGGLAIGMAQHDMPFGEAVHNFSLLTIGDGLVAQIPSLLLSTAAAIVVTRVSSEQDMGGQVADQLLQPRALAVTAGIMVVMGVIPGMPNIAFLSLAALCGGAAYWAKQRLAQSSEVALAGGGVTGQAAVSPVEPVAAEPEVKELGWDDVPPVDLVGLEVGYRLIPMVDKSQGGELMGRIKGVRKKLSQELGFLIPPVHIRDNLDLAPNAYRLILMGVTIAEDEVFPDRDLALNPGQVYGSLQGAECRDPAFGLEAVWIEDGQKENAQTLGYTVVDPSTVVATHLSHILQRHAHELIGREEVQHLLDNLAKKAPKLVEELVPNALPLGAVLKVLQNLLVENVTIRDIRTIAETLADYAPQSKDPLFLTGVVRVSLGRAILQNIAGPAVELEVMTLAPNLEQILQRSVQQAGEGGIEPGMADKLHSALQEHTQRQESLGKPAILLVSAPIRPLVARFVQHSIPGVSVLSYNEVPDDKQIKIIATIG; this is encoded by the coding sequence ATGGTAATGAGCAATGGCTTGGGTGCGCCGCTGCTGATGTTGGCAATGCTGGGTATGGTGGTGATACCGATGCATCCGCTTATACTGGATGCGCTATTTACCTTCAATATTGCGCTGGCACTGTTGGTTCTCCTTGCCGCCGTCTACGTTAAGCGACCGCTTGATTTTGGTGTATTTCCGGCTGTTTTGCTGATTGCGACTCTGATGCGACTGGCCCTTAACGTAGCCTCTACTCGAATAGTCTTGCTTGAAGGTCATACCGGAACAGATGCCGCAGGCTATGTGATTGAAGCGTTTGGCGAGTTTGTTATCGGTGGTAACTACGCAGTGGGTATTGTGGTGTTTGCCATATTGGTGATTATCAACTTCGTGGTGGTTACCAAAGGTGCTGGGCGCATATCAGAAGTGAGCGCACGCTTTACTCTTGACTCCATGCCGGGCAAACAGATGGCAATTGATGCTGACCTGAATGCCGGTATGATCGATGCCGACACCGCTAAATTGCGTCGATCAGAAGTGGTGCAGGAGGCTGATTTTTATGGCTCCATGGATGGTGCCAGCAAATTTGTCCGTGGTGATGCTATTGCGGCGATCATGATTCTATTCATCACCCTGATTGGTGGGTTGGCAATTGGTATGGCGCAGCATGATATGCCCTTTGGCGAGGCGGTGCATAACTTCAGCCTGCTGACCATCGGTGACGGGCTGGTGGCGCAAATTCCATCACTGCTGCTCTCTACCGCCGCCGCCATTGTGGTGACCCGTGTCTCCTCGGAGCAGGATATGGGCGGGCAGGTGGCCGACCAACTATTGCAGCCCAGAGCGTTAGCCGTGACGGCCGGTATTATGGTCGTGATGGGGGTCATTCCGGGCATGCCTAACATCGCTTTTTTAAGCTTGGCAGCGCTGTGTGGTGGTGCGGCTTATTGGGCTAAACAGCGCCTCGCCCAGTCGTCAGAGGTAGCCCTTGCGGGAGGGGGTGTCACGGGGCAGGCTGCGGTTTCGCCGGTCGAGCCGGTAGCGGCAGAGCCTGAGGTGAAAGAGCTGGGCTGGGACGATGTACCTCCAGTCGATTTGGTGGGCTTAGAGGTTGGCTATCGCTTGATTCCCATGGTGGACAAATCCCAGGGTGGCGAGTTAATGGGGCGCATCAAAGGTGTCCGTAAAAAACTCTCGCAAGAGTTGGGCTTTTTGATTCCGCCGGTACATATTCGGGATAACCTGGATCTTGCGCCGAACGCTTATCGTCTTATATTGATGGGCGTTACAATTGCTGAAGATGAGGTGTTTCCTGATCGTGATCTGGCACTGAACCCCGGGCAGGTGTATGGCAGCCTGCAAGGGGCTGAGTGCCGGGATCCCGCCTTTGGCTTGGAGGCAGTTTGGATCGAGGATGGACAGAAAGAAAATGCACAGACACTGGGATATACCGTGGTCGACCCCAGTACCGTGGTGGCGACACATTTGAGCCATATATTGCAACGTCACGCCCATGAGTTGATCGGTCGAGAAGAGGTTCAACATCTATTGGACAACCTGGCTAAAAAAGCGCCTAAACTGGTGGAGGAGCTGGTGCCCAATGCGCTGCCACTGGGGGCTGTATTGAAGGTGTTGCAAAACCTGCTGGTTGAAAATGTCACTATTCGGGATATTCGTACGATCGCCGAAACTTTGGCGGATTACGCACCGCAAAGCAAAGACCCTCTCTTTTTGACGGGTGTGGTACGCGTATCGTTGGGACGTGCCATCCTGCAAAATATTGCGGGGCCAGCGGTTGAGCTGGAGGTGATGACACTCGCGCCTAATCTGGAGCAGATACTGCAACGCTCGGTACAACAGGCAGGTGAGGGCGGGATAGAGCCAGGCATGGCTGATAAGTTGCACAGTGCACTGCAAGAGCACACCCAGCGCCAGGAGTCATTGGGCAAGCCCGCTATTCTCCTTGTCTCAGCGCCGATACGCCCGTTAGTGGCGCGATTTGTGCAGCACTCAATCCCAGGGGTGAGTGTGCTCTCATATAATGAAGTGCCGGATGATAAACAGATTAAAATTATCGCCACTATTGGATAG
- a CDS encoding MinD/ParA family protein: MSEGYDQAEGLRRMSKVNPVRVLTVASGKGGVGKTNISVNLAVSLAQLGRRVMVMDADLGLANLDVMLGLHPQYNLSHVLSGKRTLEEIILTGPAGIRIVPASSGVQNMAELQPAQHAGLIRSFSELSHTLDVLIIDAAAGISDSVVSFSKAAQEVLVVVCDEPASLTDAYALIKLLSREHGLFRFRIIANMAGSTQEGRELFKKLTRVTDKFLDVMLDFVGVVPYDEYLRKSVRKQRAVVEAFPRSKASMAFKEMAKRIENWPVPSGPGGHVEFFVERLIQAGRNSEEGKL; the protein is encoded by the coding sequence ATGTCTGAAGGCTACGATCAGGCAGAAGGACTTCGTCGAATGAGTAAAGTAAACCCAGTTAGAGTGTTGACGGTTGCCAGCGGTAAAGGCGGCGTGGGTAAAACAAATATTTCGGTCAACCTCGCGGTGAGCCTTGCCCAGCTAGGCCGTCGAGTGATGGTGATGGATGCCGATCTGGGGCTGGCGAATCTTGATGTTATGCTGGGTCTTCACCCGCAATACAACCTTTCACATGTACTGAGTGGCAAACGAACACTTGAAGAGATCATACTCACAGGGCCGGCGGGTATTCGTATTGTGCCCGCCTCCTCCGGTGTGCAAAATATGGCAGAACTACAGCCCGCACAACATGCGGGTTTAATCCGCTCATTCAGTGAGTTAAGTCATACACTGGACGTGCTGATTATCGATGCCGCAGCGGGTATTTCAGATAGTGTGGTCAGCTTTAGCAAGGCGGCACAAGAGGTACTGGTGGTGGTGTGTGACGAGCCAGCTTCACTCACCGATGCTTATGCGCTGATTAAACTATTAAGCCGTGAACATGGGCTGTTTCGTTTCCGAATTATAGCGAATATGGCCGGTTCTACTCAGGAGGGGCGTGAGCTGTTCAAAAAGTTGACCCGCGTCACAGATAAGTTTTTAGATGTGATGCTGGACTTTGTTGGCGTAGTTCCCTACGATGAATACTTGCGAAAATCCGTGCGCAAACAACGAGCTGTGGTGGAGGCGTTTCCTAGAAGCAAAGCCTCGATGGCCTTTAAAGAGATGGCCAAGCGCATTGAAAATTGGCCAGTGCCCAGTGGGCCTGGAGGGCACGTTGAGTTCTTTGTTGAGCGACTAATACAAGCAGGGCGAAACAGTGAAGAGGGGAAATTATGA
- the fliN gene encoding flagellar motor switch protein FliN, whose protein sequence is MSDEKNQDEMADSWAAALDEQTGESGDAAGAADVEAGDAWADALNEQAEAEVAPLQEMSENSTFASAEGDVNLDMILDIPVDISMEIGRTKISIRNLLQLTQGSVVELDRLAGEPLDVMVNGTLIAHGEVVVVNEKFGIRLTDVISATERIKRLK, encoded by the coding sequence ATGAGTGATGAAAAAAACCAGGATGAGATGGCCGACTCTTGGGCGGCAGCCCTTGATGAGCAGACCGGCGAGAGTGGTGATGCCGCAGGTGCAGCAGATGTTGAAGCGGGTGATGCCTGGGCTGATGCTTTAAACGAGCAGGCTGAGGCCGAAGTGGCACCGCTACAGGAGATGTCAGAAAACTCAACTTTCGCCTCTGCGGAGGGCGATGTGAATCTTGATATGATTCTGGATATTCCGGTTGATATTTCAATGGAGATCGGGCGCACCAAAATCAGCATTCGTAACCTTTTACAGCTCACCCAAGGCTCGGTTGTCGAGCTGGACAGACTGGCGGGTGAACCCCTCGATGTGATGGTTAATGGCACACTCATTGCGCACGGAGAGGTGGTGGTGGTTAATGAGAAATTTGGTATCCGTCTAACCGATGTCATCAGCGCCACAGAGCGCATCAAACGCCTGAAATAA
- a CDS encoding RNA polymerase sigma factor FliA yields the protein MSGVAMPKAPRSDIAIPDKMVKKYATLVKRIAYHLMGRLPPTVQADDLIQSGMIGLLEAARNYDETQGASFETYAGIRVRGSMLDEIRKNDWVPRSVHKKTRMVAEVVREIENRTGRDARDHEIAEGLGFTMKEYHKILKDTGGQRVFSFDEIGLDGTSLSETYADERTGPYEGLQTDGFRNHLMDAIAGLPERERLVMGLYYDEELNLREIGTILGVSESRVSQIHSQAVIRLQARLTPWTRG from the coding sequence ATGAGTGGCGTTGCCATGCCTAAAGCTCCAAGAAGTGATATAGCCATCCCTGATAAGATGGTGAAAAAGTATGCCACCTTAGTCAAGCGAATAGCTTACCACCTGATGGGGCGGTTGCCGCCTACGGTTCAGGCGGATGATCTGATTCAATCGGGCATGATCGGCTTACTTGAAGCCGCACGTAATTATGATGAAACACAGGGTGCCAGTTTTGAAACTTATGCCGGTATTCGTGTGCGAGGCTCGATGCTGGATGAGATTCGTAAAAATGATTGGGTGCCGCGTTCAGTACACAAAAAAACTCGAATGGTGGCTGAGGTTGTCAGAGAGATCGAAAACCGTACAGGGCGCGATGCCCGTGACCACGAAATTGCCGAAGGCCTGGGCTTTACCATGAAGGAGTATCACAAGATACTCAAAGATACGGGTGGACAGCGGGTATTTAGTTTCGATGAGATTGGTTTAGATGGTACCTCACTTTCTGAAACCTATGCCGATGAGCGAACCGGGCCATACGAAGGTTTGCAGACCGATGGTTTTCGTAATCACCTGATGGATGCCATTGCTGGCCTGCCTGAGAGAGAGCGACTGGTGATGGGGTTATACTACGACGAAGAACTCAATCTGCGAGAGATCGGAACCATCCTGGGAGTGAGTGAATCCCGGGTGAGTCAAATTCACAGTCAAGCGGTTATTCGTCTGCAAGCGCGCCTGACACCTTGGACTCGGGGCTGA
- the fliO gene encoding flagellar biosynthetic protein FliO, which translates to MALFPLLVMAGGEVSSADAAATATAQTGVLDVGSAIRLVLGLFVVLFLIIASAWLFKRFGRWQGGYTDQLKVVGGLAVGARERIVLVQVGEQQLLIGIAPGNIRTLHVLDESLPPVDLGSMGKPIAEKFAAVLKKQRNGRVVNEASTEK; encoded by the coding sequence TTGGCCCTTTTTCCACTGCTGGTGATGGCCGGGGGTGAGGTGAGCAGTGCCGATGCAGCGGCCACGGCCACGGCTCAAACAGGTGTGTTGGATGTTGGCAGTGCGATACGGTTAGTTCTGGGGCTGTTTGTTGTTCTCTTTCTCATCATCGCTAGCGCCTGGTTGTTTAAGCGCTTTGGCCGCTGGCAGGGGGGTTATACCGATCAGCTGAAAGTTGTCGGTGGTCTGGCCGTGGGGGCGCGTGAGCGTATCGTTTTGGTTCAGGTGGGTGAGCAACAGCTATTGATTGGTATCGCCCCAGGCAATATTCGCACACTGCATGTATTAGATGAATCACTTCCTCCGGTCGATCTTGGCAGTATGGGCAAACCGATAGCAGAAAAGTTTGCAGCGGTTTTGAAAAAACAACGTAACGGGCGAGTGGTGAATGAAGCTTCTACAGAAAAATAG
- the fliR gene encoding flagellar biosynthetic protein FliR yields the protein MHFTTPELTAMVGAYLWPFFRIGAMLMAMPLIGTKTVPKQVRLGFALVLTLIIAPLVPAVPQVDPLSIEAIFIIFQQILIGVAMGFVLHLVFAVFLVAAQVISMQMGLGFAMMIDPQSGTSVPVLGQFFSIVVTLVFLSLNGHLLLIEMLANSFYTLPISSSGISTDGFWRIALWGQEVFSGAVLVALPAIAALLFVTLTLGVMTRAAPQFNIFAVGIPISLIWGLMIIYVILPGLIEQIDDMFMSGFQLISRLLGGA from the coding sequence GTGCACTTTACGACGCCAGAGTTAACCGCCATGGTGGGTGCTTATCTATGGCCCTTTTTTCGTATTGGCGCGATGTTGATGGCGATGCCTTTGATCGGCACAAAAACAGTGCCAAAGCAGGTGCGCCTCGGCTTTGCTCTGGTTTTAACGCTGATCATAGCGCCGCTGGTACCCGCTGTTCCCCAGGTTGACCCCCTCTCTATAGAAGCAATTTTTATCATTTTTCAGCAGATTTTAATCGGCGTTGCGATGGGCTTTGTGTTGCACCTGGTGTTTGCCGTTTTTCTGGTCGCTGCACAGGTGATCTCCATGCAGATGGGGCTTGGCTTTGCGATGATGATTGACCCTCAATCGGGTACCAGCGTTCCTGTTTTGGGGCAGTTTTTTTCGATTGTCGTCACACTGGTATTCCTGTCGCTAAATGGCCACCTGTTGTTAATCGAAATGTTGGCGAATAGCTTTTACACCCTCCCTATCTCCTCTTCAGGCATCTCAACAGATGGCTTTTGGCGGATCGCCTTGTGGGGACAAGAGGTTTTTTCAGGTGCTGTTTTGGTGGCACTGCCTGCCATTGCCGCGCTGCTGTTTGTCACGTTGACGCTGGGTGTGATGACCCGTGCGGCGCCGCAGTTTAATATTTTTGCAGTGGGTATCCCGATTAGCCTTATCTGGGGGTTGATGATCATTTACGTCATTTTACCCGGTCTGATTGAGCAGATTGATGACATGTTTATGAGTGGTTTCCAACTCATTAGTCGCCTGCTAGGCGGTGCCTAA